A stretch of Castanea sativa cultivar Marrone di Chiusa Pesio chromosome 2, ASM4071231v1 DNA encodes these proteins:
- the LOC142625020 gene encoding uncharacterized protein At4g02000-like: MDQVIIDRIQHLQLTKEEEEEISISAAGRSDFLEESALSLFGRLLADRHQNIRALKSMLRSAWKMGSDFRIVDVGRNVFQFKFSSSYQLEWVERNVPWNSDNNLLFLCRRRKGLLVDNISLTHSPFWVQIWGLPFESMIEEVGKDLGRKLGKYIELDRRSWLAEQAKFLQIRVDIPIDKPLRRGVNTVNSEGGKYWVTFKYERLPNFYFVCGVLGHDEKHCSRNQGRTKNHRQYGDWIRANSGVKGGFEKQKAISSGTL; the protein is encoded by the coding sequence ATGGATCAAGTAATCATCGATAGGATTCAGCATCTTCAGCTCAcgaaagaagaagaggaagaaatctCTATATCAGCCGCAGGCAGATCAGACTTCTTGGAAGAGTCTGCGCTGAGTCTCTTTGGGCGACTCTTAGCAGATAGGCATCAAAATATACGAGCTCTTAAATCCATGCTAAGATCCGCTTGGAAGATGGGTTCAGATTTTAGGATTGTTGATGTGGGAAGAAATGTTTTCCAGTTTAAGTTCAGTTCCAGCTATCAATTGGAGTGGGTAGAGAGAAACGTTCCTTGGAATTCTGACAATAATCTCCTGTTCCTTTGCAGAAGGAGGAAAGGTCTGTTAGTTGATAATATCTCTCTTACCCACTCTCCGTTTTGGGTTCAAATATGGGGTCTTCCCTTTGAAAGCATGATAGAAGAGGTAGGCAAGGATCTCGGCCGTAAGTTAGGTAAGTATATTGAATTAGACAGGCGTTCTTGGTTAGCGGAACAAGCAAAATTTCTACAAATACGAGTGGATATACCCATTGATAAGCCTTTGAGAAGAGGTGTAAATACTGTCAACTCGGAAGGAGGTAAATATTGGGTCACATTCAAATACGAAAGGCTTCCTAATTTCTACTTTGTTTGTGGTGTTTTGGGTCATGATGAGAAACACTGCTCTAGGAATCAAGGTAGAACTAAAAATCATAGGCAATATGGGGACTGGATCCGAGCAAATAGCGGTGTTAAGGGAggttttgaaaaacaaaaagctaTTAGCAGCGGCACCCTCTGA
- the LOC142625021 gene encoding uncharacterized protein LOC142625021 — protein MITEASNGFLWRFTGFYGHPKTHLREESWKLLSLLNSQFNIPWFCCGDFNEILSMNEKAGGVLRSQCQMDSFRQVVNLCGYKDLGYCGPDFTWCNMKEGCDRILLRLDRALATSNWLGHFKEVKVYHLVDTTSDHCILLTTNSSSPDCKRKRRFHFEAMWVKRKDCREIIQEAWNSGTFAATPEGVASNLQRCEVALTNWNQNVIYYNYG, from the exons ATGATTACTGAGGCAAGCAACGGCTTTTTGTGGAGGTTCACTGGGTTTTATGGGCATCCAAAGACCCATCTCAGGGAAGAATCTTGGAAACTCCTCTCTCTTCTTAATAGTCAATTTAATATTCCTTGGTTTTGCTgtggtgattttaatgaaattcttTCTATGAATGAAAAAGCAGGGGGTGTCCTCCGCTCTCAATGCCAAATGGATAGCTTCCGTCAGGTTGTAAATTTGTGTGGCTACAAGGATTTAGGGTACTGTGGCCCTGATTTTACCTGGTGTAATATGAAAGAGGGGTGTGACAGAATTTTGCTGCGTTTGGACAGGGCCTTGGCTACCTCGAATTGGCTTGGGCATTTTAAGGAGGTGAAGGTGTATCATCTTGTTGACACAACTTCTGATCATTGTATTCTCCTCACTACCAACTCATCTTCCCCAGACTGCAAAAGGAAGCGTCGTTTCCATTTTGAGGCAATGTGGGTCAAAAGGAAAGATTGTAGGGAAATCATTCAAGAAGCTTGGAATTCTGGTACTTTTGCCGCTACTCCAGAGGGGGTCGCATCAAACCTCCAAAGATGTGAAGTTGCTCTCACTAATTGGAATCAGAATGTG ATATATTACAATTATGGCTAA